A region of Candidatus Saccharimonadales bacterium DNA encodes the following proteins:
- a CDS encoding M1 family metallopeptidase: MQTVSRLVDQFVPEHYQLSLNLERQARTFDGIVTLEGASVLAADKISVHAKDLVIQSVTFDGKEAEFKQADNDELVITHPDIAEGKHIVVIAFNGTITDAMHGLYPCYFEHDGVKKELLATQFESHHAREVFPCIDEPAAKATFDVTLTTEDNVTVLGNMPVKVQNIENEKLVTSFETTPKMSTYLLAWVTGEMHRKTASTKSGVEVNIWATPAQPPESLDFALDIATRTIDFFDEYFDTPYPLPKSDHVALPDFSSGAMENWGLITYREIALLADPKTTSVSSKHYIATVIAHELSHQWFGNLVTMKWWNNLWLNESFATLMEYIAVDALEPSWNVWLDFATMESIMSLRRDSIDGVQAVQVDVNHPDEISTLFDGAIVYAKGARLLRMLQQYIGHEAFQTGLKAYFAKHAYGNTEGNDLWSALGKASGKDITAFMNTWISQSGYPVLNVTNKDGQVHLAQKQFFVGPHVPSDKLWPIPLNASSNEMPELLEAQETTITLRQPASVRFNGGNSAHFITHYDDTSLARLVADIKEGTMTPVDRLQLLNEQTLLARGGEVSSAELILLLDAYRNEDTEAVWDIISLATGELKKFVENDDQSEKKLRRFAADLARNQYARLGWTEKEGEPESDTKMRATIIGTMLYGEDADTIQTAIKLYQNTPLDQLDAELRSLIIGAVVRHGNDENIIDTLLEEYKKTSSVDLKQDIVLGLTSTKNPLKIVQLLGLIKDEDIVRHQDVARWFVWLIRNRDGRKLAWQWIQDNWSWIKQTFGGDKSYDDFPRYAATSLVTNEQLEQYRTFFTPMLNEPALTRVITMGISEIEGRVELIERDAAAVRAALAKL, from the coding sequence ATGCAGACAGTATCTCGACTCGTAGACCAATTCGTTCCCGAACATTATCAACTTTCACTTAATCTAGAGCGGCAAGCACGGACATTTGACGGCATCGTCACCCTTGAAGGTGCTTCAGTGCTCGCTGCTGATAAGATCAGCGTTCACGCCAAAGATCTAGTGATTCAATCCGTGACTTTTGACGGCAAAGAAGCAGAATTCAAACAAGCAGATAATGATGAGCTTGTCATTACCCATCCAGACATCGCAGAGGGTAAACACATCGTCGTCATTGCTTTTAACGGTACGATTACTGACGCAATGCACGGACTTTACCCATGCTATTTTGAACACGACGGTGTTAAAAAAGAACTTCTTGCAACTCAATTCGAAAGTCACCATGCGCGTGAAGTCTTTCCCTGTATTGACGAACCAGCAGCTAAAGCAACGTTTGATGTGACTCTGACCACCGAAGACAATGTTACTGTTCTAGGCAATATGCCGGTGAAAGTGCAGAATATTGAAAACGAAAAATTAGTCACGAGTTTCGAAACCACACCAAAAATGAGTACGTACTTACTTGCCTGGGTTACTGGCGAGATGCACAGAAAGACTGCCTCGACGAAAAGTGGCGTCGAAGTAAATATCTGGGCTACTCCAGCTCAACCACCTGAAAGCCTTGATTTCGCCCTAGATATTGCCACCCGAACAATTGATTTCTTTGACGAGTATTTCGATACGCCGTATCCTTTGCCAAAATCCGACCATGTGGCTCTTCCTGATTTTAGTAGCGGCGCAATGGAAAACTGGGGACTAATTACATACAGGGAAATTGCCCTTCTAGCTGATCCCAAAACAACCAGTGTCAGCAGCAAACATTACATAGCCACAGTCATCGCACACGAACTATCTCACCAGTGGTTTGGCAACCTTGTCACTATGAAGTGGTGGAACAACCTATGGTTAAACGAGAGTTTTGCAACTTTAATGGAATACATTGCCGTAGATGCGCTCGAACCAAGCTGGAATGTCTGGTTGGATTTTGCAACGATGGAAAGCATCATGTCGCTTCGCCGCGATAGCATTGACGGCGTTCAAGCCGTGCAGGTTGATGTCAACCACCCGGATGAAATTAGTACATTGTTTGATGGTGCAATCGTGTATGCCAAGGGCGCCCGGCTTCTTCGCATGCTTCAGCAGTATATTGGTCACGAAGCCTTTCAAACAGGCCTAAAAGCTTACTTTGCCAAGCACGCCTATGGCAACACCGAGGGTAACGACCTTTGGAGTGCGTTAGGCAAGGCCAGCGGTAAAGATATTACAGCTTTCATGAATACCTGGATTTCCCAGTCGGGGTATCCTGTCCTTAACGTTACCAATAAAGACGGGCAAGTACACCTAGCTCAAAAACAATTCTTCGTAGGGCCTCACGTACCCTCTGATAAACTTTGGCCTATCCCCCTTAATGCATCATCAAATGAAATGCCAGAGCTATTGGAAGCTCAAGAGACAACCATTACCCTGCGACAGCCAGCATCTGTGCGCTTTAACGGAGGTAATTCTGCTCACTTTATTACGCACTACGACGACACGTCACTTGCTCGTCTTGTAGCAGATATTAAAGAAGGAACTATGACACCCGTCGATAGGCTACAGCTACTGAACGAACAGACATTACTCGCACGCGGAGGTGAAGTAAGCAGCGCAGAACTAATCTTGCTTCTTGATGCGTACCGAAATGAAGACACTGAAGCAGTGTGGGATATTATTTCCCTTGCTACCGGTGAGCTTAAAAAATTCGTCGAAAATGACGACCAAAGCGAAAAGAAACTACGGAGATTCGCAGCCGACCTCGCACGCAATCAATATGCTCGTCTGGGCTGGACAGAAAAAGAAGGTGAGCCTGAAAGTGACACCAAAATGCGCGCCACTATCATTGGGACGATGCTTTATGGTGAAGATGCCGACACGATTCAAACAGCTATCAAACTATACCAAAATACCCCGCTTGACCAGCTTGATGCTGAACTTCGTTCACTTATTATTGGCGCTGTGGTTCGTCACGGCAACGACGAGAACATCATTGACACGCTTTTAGAGGAATATAAAAAGACATCTTCGGTTGACCTTAAACAAGACATCGTACTTGGGTTGACCTCAACCAAGAATCCACTAAAGATCGTGCAGCTTCTTGGGCTAATAAAAGACGAGGATATTGTCCGTCACCAAGATGTTGCTCGTTGGTTTGTCTGGCTTATTCGTAACCGCGACGGACGCAAACTAGCATGGCAATGGATCCAAGATA